The Virgibacillus siamensis genome includes a region encoding these proteins:
- a CDS encoding DMT family transporter gives MRLPPFNPYIAVVIGVASVSTAAVLVKLADGAPASIIANYRLLFAVIIMAPYIFIKHRNEFRLIHKKDWALSTIAGVLLAFHFILWFESLDYTSVASSVVLVSMQPIFAFLGTYFIFQERFSPGAVISMVIAVLGSIIISWGDFRISGIALFGDFLALMGAVTVTAYFLLGQQLRKRLSLMTYTFVVYGISSITLIIYNLILQHDFLGYSTHHWFVFLGLAVIPTFFGHSLFNWALKWLSTSTISMGIVFEPIGAAILAYLILDEGVTWSQFLGGTIVIFGLFLFIMSTTRKSKVTISRKHHN, from the coding sequence ATGCGTCTGCCTCCGTTCAACCCATACATAGCTGTTGTCATTGGTGTTGCTTCTGTATCAACAGCAGCAGTTCTTGTGAAATTGGCAGATGGTGCACCTGCTTCCATCATCGCCAATTATCGTCTTTTATTTGCAGTTATTATTATGGCTCCATATATTTTCATTAAACACCGCAATGAATTTCGTTTAATCCATAAAAAAGATTGGGCTTTATCAACAATCGCCGGGGTCTTACTGGCCTTTCATTTTATTCTCTGGTTTGAATCACTCGATTATACATCGGTTGCCAGTTCTGTTGTCCTGGTTTCAATGCAGCCTATTTTTGCCTTTTTGGGAACATATTTTATTTTTCAGGAACGTTTTTCACCCGGCGCTGTTATCAGTATGGTCATTGCTGTACTGGGCAGTATCATTATCAGCTGGGGAGACTTCCGTATAAGCGGCATCGCACTTTTTGGTGACTTTCTCGCACTTATGGGTGCCGTAACCGTAACCGCATACTTTCTGTTGGGACAGCAACTGCGGAAACGATTATCACTGATGACCTATACGTTTGTCGTGTATGGTATTAGTTCAATTACATTGATTATTTATAATCTGATTTTACAGCATGACTTTCTCGGCTATTCAACGCATCACTGGTTTGTTTTTCTTGGACTGGCCGTCATCCCGACCTTTTTCGGCCATTCCTTGTTCAATTGGGCACTCAAGTGGCTGAGCACGTCAACCATATCTATGGGTATTGTATTTGAACCGATTGGCGCCGCGATTCTTGCCTACCTTATCTTGGATGAAGGTGTAACATGGTCACAATTTCTTGGCGGAACCATCGTTATTTTCGGGCTGTTTTTATTCATTATGAGCACCACCCGCAAATCAAAGGTGACCATTTCAAGAAAGCATCACAATTAA
- a CDS encoding DEAD/DEAH box helicase, producing the protein MTTFNELNISQPIMKALEKMGFEEATPIQAETIPFAQDGQDVIGQAQTGTGKTAAFGIPMIDKIDKNEKKIQGLVVAPTRELAIQVAEELNRLARFKGIRAMPVYGGQHMERQIRSLKDGPQIVVATPGRLLDHMRRKTIRTAGVQTAVLDEADEMLNMGFIDDIKEILKNIPEDRQTLLFSATMPKEIRDIATNLMNSPKEVKVKAKEMTVENINQYFIEVPEKYKFDTLTNHLDINAPALAIVFSRTKKRVDEIAEGLQIRGFRAEGIHGDLTQGKRMSVLNKFKNGRVEVLVATDVAARGLDISGVTHVYNFDIPQDPESYVHRIGRTGRAGKTGEAISFITPREMGHLKIIERVTKSKMKRIMPPTNKEAQRGQQQAAVDKLLRTIDNEDLQPYQETASELLQEHDSITVISAALKMLTKERKNTPVRISSVQPISVKKAQGGKGKPGRNNNKKFYGKRGQGGRGQGSRSNNRKGNFQKRRNHKNNKRNS; encoded by the coding sequence GTGACAACATTTAATGAATTAAATATTTCACAGCCCATTATGAAGGCTTTGGAAAAGATGGGCTTTGAGGAAGCAACGCCAATTCAGGCTGAGACGATACCATTTGCTCAAGATGGACAGGATGTAATCGGACAGGCACAGACCGGTACAGGGAAAACTGCAGCATTCGGGATACCGATGATCGATAAAATCGATAAAAACGAGAAAAAAATCCAAGGGCTTGTGGTTGCTCCGACACGTGAACTGGCAATTCAGGTAGCTGAGGAATTGAATCGGCTTGCCAGGTTTAAAGGTATTCGGGCAATGCCTGTGTATGGCGGACAACATATGGAGCGGCAGATCCGCTCGTTGAAAGATGGTCCACAGATTGTTGTGGCAACACCTGGCAGACTGCTTGACCATATGCGAAGGAAGACAATACGAACTGCCGGCGTGCAGACCGCAGTTTTGGATGAAGCAGATGAAATGCTGAATATGGGTTTCATTGATGATATTAAGGAAATTTTAAAAAACATCCCGGAAGACAGGCAGACATTGCTATTTTCAGCAACAATGCCGAAAGAAATCCGTGATATTGCAACAAATCTGATGAATTCGCCAAAAGAAGTAAAAGTAAAAGCGAAAGAAATGACCGTGGAGAATATTAACCAGTATTTCATTGAAGTACCGGAGAAATATAAATTTGACACACTAACCAATCATTTGGACATCAATGCCCCGGCACTTGCGATTGTGTTCAGCCGTACGAAAAAACGGGTGGATGAGATTGCGGAAGGATTGCAGATCAGAGGATTCCGTGCTGAAGGTATTCATGGTGATCTGACACAGGGCAAACGGATGTCGGTTTTAAATAAATTTAAAAATGGGCGTGTCGAAGTACTGGTCGCAACCGATGTAGCAGCGCGCGGGCTTGACATTTCCGGTGTAACCCACGTTTATAATTTTGATATTCCGCAGGATCCGGAAAGTTACGTGCACCGGATTGGCCGGACAGGCCGAGCGGGTAAAACAGGTGAAGCTATCTCATTCATTACACCAAGAGAAATGGGCCACCTTAAAATAATCGAGCGGGTTACGAAGAGCAAGATGAAGCGGATTATGCCGCCAACTAATAAGGAAGCACAGCGCGGACAGCAGCAGGCAGCTGTGGACAAGCTTCTTCGTACAATCGATAATGAGGATTTGCAACCTTATCAGGAAACAGCAAGCGAACTGCTTCAGGAACATGATTCCATAACGGTAATTTCGGCAGCGCTAAAAATGCTGACGAAAGAACGCAAAAATACGCCGGTACGAATTTCTTCCGTTCAGCCAATCAGTGTTAAAAAGGCACAAGGCGGAAAAGGTAAGCCTGGTAGAAACAACAATAAAAAGTTTTACGGAAAACGCGGGCAAGGCGGTCGCGGGCAAGGCAGCCGCAGCAACAACCGCAAAGGAAACTTTCAAAAGCGCAGAAATCACAAAAATAATAAACGTAACAGCTAA
- a CDS encoding PH domain-containing protein produces the protein MRQPPINTIASDAIKAWKITAGIYVAVLWLATIAATVLTFIFDWSIWVIPAAVLVSAICTYVFVFLLPVLRWRRWRYEVFEQEIYIQHGILIVSRTLVPMIRVQHVDTQQGPVLKKYKLASVTISTAATTHEIPALLEEDASELRDRISALARVDEDDV, from the coding sequence TTGAGACAGCCACCAATTAATACAATTGCATCAGATGCCATAAAAGCGTGGAAAATCACTGCCGGCATATATGTTGCTGTTTTATGGCTTGCCACCATCGCAGCAACTGTATTGACTTTTATTTTTGACTGGTCAATCTGGGTCATCCCGGCAGCAGTACTGGTAAGTGCCATTTGTACTTATGTATTTGTTTTTCTTTTGCCAGTATTGCGCTGGAGGAGATGGCGGTATGAAGTTTTTGAACAGGAGATTTATATTCAGCATGGTATTTTGATTGTGTCACGTACACTGGTGCCAATGATTCGGGTTCAGCATGTTGATACACAACAGGGACCTGTCTTGAAAAAATATAAGCTTGCCAGTGTTACTATTTCCACTGCAGCCACCACACACGAAATCCCGGCTCTGCTTGAAGAGGATGCATCGGAATTAAGGGACCGGATTTCTGCTTTAGCAAGGGTTGATGAAGATGATGTCTGA
- a CDS encoding PH domain-containing protein, translating into MSEQKRLHPAAVFFNFIKVVKEAAFAIILGFITFQDTSLLYFVLGASAVLILLIVFSVLSWYRYTYRVEDDELRIEYGIFIRKKRYISKNRIQSIDLTSSVIHRIFKLTRVNIETAGSGTGAEASLKAVKLSEGEALRQELKTVSAFERDVEAEEAEEDWPSSTITFKRLFIAGTTSGSIGVILAIAAFGSSELEQFIPDDFYDNTFEWIIGLGIILIVVLGLFSLLLLWVLGIAGTMIKYGNFTITKMEDELFITRGLLEKKQLTIPLKRIQAVGIQESLIRQPLGYVTVYAEIAGGSMDKGEDFSSVLFPIMKADEVETFLQKFLPEYAGITNDLTPLPKRARKFYLIRASFLFLIPPIVSALIYPQLIWAPLLVLAATVYLGILRHKDGGYRLDGERLTVRYRFFSRDTLTMYHKRVQSFEKKQHKIHIKQKLATVKLSIIGKMGMGKHFTVKELEESDANTLSDWYSYRG; encoded by the coding sequence ATGTCTGAACAGAAGAGACTTCATCCGGCGGCAGTGTTCTTCAATTTTATCAAAGTCGTTAAAGAGGCTGCATTTGCAATTATTTTAGGCTTTATAACATTTCAGGACACATCATTATTGTATTTCGTACTGGGGGCATCTGCTGTTCTTATTCTGCTGATTGTGTTTAGTGTTTTATCCTGGTACAGGTATACCTATCGTGTGGAAGATGATGAACTGAGAATCGAATATGGTATCTTCATACGGAAAAAACGGTATATCTCCAAAAATCGGATTCAGTCAATTGATCTGACGTCCAGTGTAATCCACCGTATTTTTAAACTGACACGGGTCAATATTGAAACAGCCGGGAGCGGTACAGGTGCAGAGGCATCATTAAAAGCGGTCAAGTTGTCGGAAGGGGAGGCATTGCGCCAGGAATTGAAAACGGTCAGTGCTTTCGAACGTGACGTTGAAGCAGAAGAGGCCGAGGAAGATTGGCCATCATCAACGATTACTTTCAAGCGGCTTTTCATAGCGGGAACAACGTCTGGCAGCATCGGAGTCATTCTTGCCATCGCGGCATTTGGATCCTCGGAACTGGAACAATTCATTCCGGATGATTTTTATGACAATACATTTGAGTGGATAATCGGCTTGGGTATCATACTGATCGTTGTGTTGGGGTTATTTTCCCTGCTTCTGCTTTGGGTGCTTGGGATCGCCGGTACGATGATAAAGTACGGCAATTTTACAATTACGAAAATGGAAGATGAACTGTTTATCACACGGGGGCTGCTGGAAAAGAAACAGCTTACCATTCCATTGAAACGTATTCAGGCAGTGGGCATCCAGGAAAGCCTGATTCGGCAGCCGCTCGGATATGTCACTGTGTATGCCGAGATTGCCGGCGGTTCCATGGATAAAGGCGAGGATTTTTCATCTGTGCTGTTTCCGATTATGAAAGCAGATGAAGTGGAAACATTCCTGCAAAAATTCCTTCCCGAATATGCAGGTATAACCAACGATTTGACCCCGCTGCCAAAAAGGGCACGGAAATTTTATCTGATACGTGCATCTTTCTTGTTCCTGATTCCGCCGATTGTATCGGCATTGATTTACCCGCAGTTGATATGGGCACCGCTGCTTGTGCTTGCAGCAACTGTTTATCTCGGTATTCTTCGTCACAAAGATGGCGGGTACCGTCTGGATGGCGAACGGTTGACTGTCCGCTATCGTTTTTTCAGCAGGGATACGCTGACCATGTATCATAAACGTGTACAGTCGTTTGAGAAAAAACAGCATAAGATTCATATTAAACAGAAACTGGCCACGGTTAAACTGTCGATTATCGGGAAAATGGGAATGGGAAAACATTTTACCGTAAAAGAACTGGAAGAATCAGATGCAAATACATTAAGTGACTGGTATTCTTATCGGGGTTAA
- a CDS encoding rhomboid family intramembrane serine protease — MFVRTERSLKEFMQFYPVVSALVIIHLALWLICDFLQLPFGVQLKAWGSGNNFFIQQGEYWRLITPIFLHAGLMHTIFNSFALVLFGPALEQMLGKYKFIAAYLFAGFAGNLATFLLGPPIYISVGASGAIYGLFGIYIFMVAFRKHLIDYSNAQIVVVIFVIGAVMTFIQPGINIYAHVFGFLGGFLIAPLVLTNALPFSPWRNKRFGKNDGVQFDPNRWKKRRIPKKLYTYAFWTFLAILVLFGLLGRIF; from the coding sequence ATGTTTGTCCGGACTGAAAGAAGCCTAAAAGAATTTATGCAGTTTTACCCGGTTGTATCAGCACTTGTCATTATCCATCTTGCACTCTGGCTGATTTGTGACTTCCTGCAGCTGCCGTTCGGTGTTCAACTGAAAGCATGGGGGAGTGGAAATAACTTTTTCATCCAGCAGGGGGAATACTGGCGATTGATTACACCCATCTTTTTGCATGCAGGATTAATGCATACAATATTCAATTCATTTGCCCTTGTCCTGTTTGGCCCGGCCCTGGAACAGATGCTTGGGAAATATAAATTTATAGCCGCATACTTGTTTGCTGGTTTTGCAGGAAATCTTGCAACCTTTCTGCTCGGTCCACCGATTTATATTTCCGTTGGTGCTTCCGGTGCAATATATGGATTATTCGGGATTTATATATTTATGGTGGCGTTCCGTAAACATTTGATTGATTACAGCAATGCTCAGATTGTGGTTGTCATTTTTGTTATTGGTGCGGTTATGACATTTATCCAGCCGGGAATTAATATATATGCACATGTTTTCGGGTTTTTAGGCGGCTTCCTGATTGCCCCGCTTGTCTTAACAAATGCCCTGCCATTCTCACCATGGCGAAATAAACGTTTCGGCAAAAATGACGGAGTTCAGTTTGACCCAAACCGCTGGAAAAAACGGAGAATTCCTAAAAAGCTTTATACGTATGCATTCTGGACATTCCTTGCTATTCTTGTTTTATTTGGACTGCTGGGAAGGATCTTTTGA
- the acpS gene encoding holo-ACP synthase: MIKGIGIDIIELDRIQKALANNNRFADRILTGTEQANGFDRITNPHRKTEFLAGRFAAKEAFAKACGRGIGELSFHDMEVAADEFGAPSMKVGGYEECRIHLSITHSRDYAVAQVVIEEK, encoded by the coding sequence TTGATCAAAGGCATTGGGATAGATATTATTGAACTGGACAGGATTCAGAAAGCATTAGCAAACAATAACCGTTTTGCTGACCGGATTTTAACCGGGACAGAACAGGCAAACGGTTTTGATAGGATAACCAATCCTCACCGCAAAACGGAATTTCTCGCCGGCAGATTTGCTGCAAAAGAAGCATTTGCCAAGGCTTGCGGACGGGGGATTGGCGAACTGAGTTTCCACGACATGGAAGTCGCAGCAGATGAATTTGGTGCACCATCGATGAAAGTCGGGGGATATGAAGAGTGCCGCATTCACTTGTCCATTACGCACAGCAGGGATTATGCTGTTGCACAAGTTGTTATTGAGGAAAAATAA
- a CDS encoding bifunctional ADP-dependent NAD(P)H-hydrate dehydratase/NAD(P)H-hydrate epimerase, whose amino-acid sequence MYIVTAKEMYGIDQYTTEEIGMEGKLLMENAGRAISEKIESKAEMTDLIMVIAGSGNNGGDGYVIARTMLNMGYETAVIQVVPDAKITGDARYHKNLYINCGGSVSITQDAAEVEGALQESDIVVDAILGIGAKGKLREPVKEIVEVINDCDAYVISVDIPSGLPADEGAAAFDSVQADCTVIVGFPKMSAFLQHTTGYYGEWETVAIGFPGEAQTDLTRSMWTHSQFLQTMPERRQNSHKSDHGRGLIIGGSEEMPGSISMTVRAALRAGAGLITAGTVKQAIPVVASQCIEATHLKLGDTNGYISTENTIPYENYDAVVLGMGLGRHETTRSQVKEAVSRVKGPLILDADGLFHIRNELNLLIDRTNPTVVTPHPGEMAMLTGVSAGDILQEPFSYAKTFAQTYGVYVVLKGTYTIVTAPDGRQSVNTTGNQGLAKGGSGDVLSGIILAMAMQHNDLYNALRNACYVHGKAADILIAQSHSVYDLMASDVVEGIAKVYRTLTDGT is encoded by the coding sequence TTGTATATTGTCACCGCAAAAGAAATGTACGGTATTGACCAGTATACAACAGAGGAAATCGGAATGGAAGGCAAATTGCTGATGGAAAATGCCGGTCGGGCAATCAGTGAAAAAATTGAATCCAAAGCAGAAATGACAGATTTAATCATGGTTATTGCAGGTTCCGGAAACAATGGCGGAGATGGTTACGTAATTGCCCGGACAATGCTGAATATGGGGTATGAGACAGCGGTTATTCAGGTAGTTCCGGATGCAAAAATAACCGGGGATGCACGTTACCATAAAAACCTGTACATTAATTGCGGCGGATCTGTTTCCATCACACAGGATGCAGCCGAAGTTGAAGGAGCATTGCAGGAATCCGATATTGTTGTTGATGCCATTCTCGGGATTGGTGCAAAAGGGAAACTTCGTGAGCCAGTTAAGGAGATTGTGGAAGTCATTAACGACTGTGATGCCTATGTTATTTCAGTTGACATTCCATCAGGACTTCCTGCTGATGAAGGTGCAGCAGCTTTCGATTCAGTACAAGCTGATTGCACTGTCATTGTCGGTTTCCCAAAAATGAGCGCATTTCTGCAACATACTACAGGCTATTATGGGGAATGGGAAACAGTTGCGATTGGGTTTCCGGGGGAGGCACAAACAGATCTGACACGCTCTATGTGGACACATAGTCAATTCCTGCAAACCATGCCGGAGCGCAGGCAGAACTCCCATAAAAGTGACCATGGCCGGGGACTTATAATCGGCGGAAGCGAAGAAATGCCGGGGTCGATTTCCATGACAGTTCGGGCAGCATTAAGAGCAGGGGCTGGTCTTATAACAGCCGGGACAGTTAAGCAGGCAATACCTGTAGTTGCATCACAGTGTATCGAGGCTACCCACTTGAAGCTTGGTGATACAAACGGGTATATCAGCACGGAGAATACGATTCCATATGAAAATTATGATGCTGTTGTACTTGGAATGGGGCTTGGGCGGCATGAAACCACCCGATCACAGGTGAAGGAAGCGGTGAGTAGAGTAAAGGGGCCGCTTATCCTGGATGCGGACGGACTGTTCCATATTAGAAATGAACTGAACTTGCTGATAGACCGTACAAACCCAACAGTTGTAACACCGCATCCCGGTGAAATGGCAATGCTGACAGGGGTGTCTGCTGGTGATATTTTGCAGGAGCCATTTTCTTATGCAAAGACCTTTGCACAGACTTACGGGGTATATGTCGTTCTGAAAGGGACATACACGATTGTTACTGCTCCGGATGGAAGGCAATCTGTGAATACAACTGGAAATCAGGGACTGGCAAAGGGCGGCAGCGGTGATGTGCTTTCAGGAATCATACTGGCAATGGCAATGCAGCATAATGATTTGTATAATGCATTGCGAAATGCCTGTTATGTACATGGAAAAGCTGCAGATATTCTGATAGCCCAATCCCATTCTGTATATGATTTGATGGCCTCGGATGTTGTGGAAGGCATTGCAAAAGTATACCGTACATTAACGGACGGAACGTGA
- a CDS encoding LolA family protein — MKKQIVIRMMIALGFVLLLAACGEKSQEEVLDKLESKLEEMNGYKAKAEMKMNTGQEGQTYKIDVWHKKKDFYRVALKNAKDDKGSQIILKNEEGVFVLSPALNKSFKFQKEWPENGSQPYLFQSLVNDVAKDKDATFKAGEKYYIFQTETNYQSNNNLPYQKIYFDKKTYTPVMVKVLDKDKNPLVEVAFSEFNTSPEFKKGDFEMEKNMSAGASDSAVSGDGKTDAFSVVIPFYMAGSELTKQKEIELENGKRVIMTFSGDKNFTLVEEKNDVVPTTTSPQFVNGEIVNLGHSVGALSGNAIEWTNNGVNFYLASDELTEAELIKVAKSVKRKEVK; from the coding sequence ATGAAAAAACAGATTGTTATCAGGATGATGATTGCTTTAGGTTTTGTTCTTTTACTGGCTGCCTGTGGGGAAAAATCTCAGGAAGAAGTACTGGATAAATTGGAATCCAAGCTTGAGGAAATGAATGGCTATAAGGCTAAAGCTGAGATGAAAATGAATACGGGGCAGGAAGGACAGACCTACAAGATTGACGTTTGGCATAAGAAAAAGGATTTTTACCGGGTAGCATTGAAAAATGCCAAAGATGACAAGGGCAGTCAAATCATTTTGAAAAATGAGGAAGGTGTTTTTGTACTGTCTCCGGCACTAAATAAAAGTTTTAAGTTTCAGAAGGAATGGCCGGAAAACGGCAGTCAGCCTTATTTGTTCCAGTCGCTGGTGAATGATGTTGCTAAAGACAAGGACGCTACCTTCAAAGCGGGTGAAAAATACTATATCTTCCAAACCGAAACCAATTATCAAAGCAACAATAACCTGCCATATCAGAAAATCTATTTTGATAAAAAGACATATACACCAGTGATGGTAAAAGTACTTGATAAGGATAAAAATCCACTGGTGGAAGTCGCTTTCTCCGAATTTAATACAAGTCCAGAATTTAAAAAAGGCGATTTTGAAATGGAGAAAAATATGTCAGCAGGAGCATCAGATTCCGCTGTATCCGGTGACGGAAAAACGGATGCATTTTCCGTTGTCATTCCATTTTATATGGCTGGAAGTGAGCTGACAAAACAGAAAGAAATCGAGCTGGAGAACGGAAAACGGGTGATCATGACCTTTTCAGGTGACAAGAATTTCACCTTGGTTGAAGAAAAGAATGATGTTGTTCCGACAACGACCTCTCCACAATTTGTGAATGGCGAAATTGTAAATCTCGGACATTCTGTCGGGGCACTATCCGGAAATGCAATTGAATGGACCAATAATGGGGTGAACTTTTACCTCGCTAGTGACGAGTTGACCGAAGCAGAATTGATCAAAGTCGCCAAATCCGTAAAGCGTAAAGAAGTGAAGTAA